A stretch of Aeromicrobium tamlense DNA encodes these proteins:
- a CDS encoding glycosyltransferase family 4 protein encodes MRIALLSYRSKQHSGGQGVYVRNLSTGLAELGHEVTIFSGQPYPEDLHPDVRLEKVPSLDLYRDDDPFRTPRLREFRDWIDVLEYLQMVTAAFPEPLTFSLRARRLDLSGFDVVHDNQSLGYGLLSINKRQPFLATIHHPISRDRALDIAAAPLRKQVTTRRWYAFVRMQAFVARRIRTILGVSTASAGDTVTDFRLDPDQMTVVPLGVDTDLFSPPESRVPGRIVVVASADSPLKGLAHFMDAAAKLATDREIDVQLVSNLDPEGAAHQRIHHGDLAGIVTVHSGISDEELAALISSAEVMVVPSLYEGFSLPAVEAMSCGTPLVASAAGALPEVVGDAGVLVPPGDVDALVTEVGRLLDDPVERARLSGVARSRAIERFSWLAVARATTQAYEKVIADHRAALRDGRNPHADR; translated from the coding sequence GTGCGGATTGCACTGTTGTCGTACCGCAGCAAGCAGCACAGCGGTGGGCAGGGCGTCTACGTCCGCAACCTCAGCACCGGACTGGCCGAGCTCGGGCACGAGGTCACGATCTTCTCGGGCCAGCCGTACCCCGAGGACCTGCACCCGGACGTCCGCCTCGAGAAGGTGCCGAGTCTCGACCTCTACCGCGACGACGACCCGTTCCGCACGCCGCGGCTGCGCGAGTTCCGCGACTGGATCGACGTGCTGGAGTACCTGCAGATGGTCACCGCCGCGTTCCCCGAGCCGCTGACGTTCAGCCTCCGCGCGCGCCGCCTCGACCTCTCGGGCTTCGACGTCGTGCACGACAACCAGTCGCTCGGCTACGGGCTGCTCTCGATCAACAAGCGCCAGCCGTTCCTGGCCACGATCCACCACCCGATCAGCCGCGACCGCGCGCTCGACATCGCGGCCGCGCCGCTGCGCAAGCAGGTGACGACGCGGCGCTGGTACGCCTTCGTGCGCATGCAGGCCTTCGTGGCGCGGCGGATCCGCACGATCCTCGGCGTCTCCACGGCCTCGGCGGGCGACACCGTCACCGACTTCCGCCTCGACCCCGACCAGATGACCGTGGTCCCGCTCGGCGTCGACACCGACCTCTTCAGCCCGCCGGAGTCCCGCGTGCCCGGCCGCATCGTCGTGGTCGCCAGCGCCGACTCGCCGCTCAAGGGCCTCGCGCACTTCATGGACGCCGCCGCGAAGCTGGCCACCGATCGTGAGATCGACGTGCAGCTGGTCTCGAACCTCGACCCCGAGGGCGCCGCGCACCAGCGCATCCACCACGGCGACCTCGCCGGCATCGTCACGGTGCACAGCGGCATCTCCGACGAGGAGCTCGCCGCGCTGATCTCGTCCGCCGAGGTCATGGTCGTCCCGTCGCTGTACGAGGGCTTCAGCCTGCCCGCCGTCGAGGCGATGTCGTGCGGCACGCCGCTCGTGGCCAGTGCCGCGGGCGCGCTGCCCGAGGTCGTCGGCGACGCCGGCGTGCTCGTGCCGCCCGGCGACGTCGACGCGCTCGTCACCGAGGTGGGTCGCCTGCTCGACGACCCCGTCGAGCGCGCCCGGCTGTCCGGCGTCGCCCGCAGCCGCGCGATCGAGCGCTTCAGCTGGCTCGCCGTCGCCCGCGCCACCACGCAGGCCTATGAGAAGGTGATCGCCGATCACCGCGCTGCACTCCGGGACGGAAGGAATCCCCATGCTGACCGTTGA
- a CDS encoding prenyltransferase/squalene oxidase repeat-containing protein produces the protein MTPTEAHQTGKWIASVQLSTGAIPWFDGGHLDPWDHVQAAMGLATAGFVDEAVAAYDWLRHAQRPDGSWGRKYWPGADDDGVEEPETDANYCAYVATGLFHLELLGVDASRFLPMLERAVDVVLELQVGNGPVAWARGVDGKVAGECLVTGNSSIVFSLRCAARLAETWGHPRPHWRHAADGIAAALVDRPELFTPKPRFSMDWYYPVMTGVLDGEAAAARLDERWDEFVVPGFGTRCVTVNPWVTGGETLELVLALVRAGRTAAAESLYADIGHLRDPDGAWWTGLVYNDGKRWPVEQSTWTAGTALLAHDALTGATPAAGFMGR, from the coding sequence GTGACGCCCACCGAGGCCCACCAGACGGGCAAGTGGATCGCGTCGGTCCAGCTGAGCACCGGGGCGATCCCGTGGTTCGACGGCGGTCACCTCGACCCGTGGGACCACGTGCAGGCCGCGATGGGCCTGGCCACCGCCGGGTTCGTCGACGAGGCCGTCGCGGCCTACGACTGGCTCCGCCATGCGCAGCGGCCCGACGGCTCGTGGGGCCGCAAGTACTGGCCGGGCGCCGACGACGACGGCGTCGAGGAGCCCGAGACCGACGCCAACTACTGCGCCTACGTCGCCACCGGCCTGTTCCACCTCGAACTGCTGGGCGTCGACGCGAGCCGCTTCCTGCCGATGCTGGAGCGCGCGGTCGACGTCGTGCTCGAGCTCCAGGTGGGGAACGGTCCCGTCGCGTGGGCCCGCGGCGTCGACGGCAAGGTCGCCGGCGAGTGCCTCGTCACCGGCAACTCGAGCATCGTGTTCAGCCTGCGGTGCGCCGCCCGTCTCGCCGAGACGTGGGGCCACCCGCGCCCGCACTGGCGGCACGCGGCCGACGGGATCGCGGCGGCTCTCGTCGATCGTCCCGAGCTGTTCACGCCCAAGCCTCGCTTCTCGATGGACTGGTACTACCCGGTGATGACGGGCGTGCTCGACGGCGAGGCCGCGGCCGCTCGCCTCGACGAGCGGTGGGACGAGTTCGTCGTCCCCGGCTTCGGCACGCGCTGCGTCACCGTGAACCCGTGGGTCACCGGCGGCGAGACCCTCGAGCTCGTGCTCGCCCTCGTGCGCGCCGGCCGCACCGCCGCGGCCGAGAGTCTCTACGCCGACATCGGCCACCTGCGCGATCCCGACGGCGCCTGGTGGACCGGCCTGGTCTACAACGACGGCAAGCGCTGGCCCGTCGAGCAGTCCACGTGGACCGCCGGCACCGCCCTGCTCGCCCACGACGCCCTGACCGGCGCCACGCCCGCCGCCGGGTTCATGGGCCGCTGA
- a CDS encoding class I SAM-dependent methyltransferase, translating into MLTVDFDRLRVGRGTRFIDVGAGAGRHSYEALRRGAHVTAFDLDEVELKGVEDMFGAMALEGEVPPGGSGEVQVGTILDMPYEDGTFDVVLASEILEHVPEDVQAISELERILAPGGVLAVTVPRWMPEAVCWRLSDEYHANEGGHIRIYKADELRAKLEATGLRFTHQHHAHALHSPYWWIKCAVGVERDQHPLVRGYHQLLVWDMMKAPRTTRWAEKALNPVLGKSVALYFQKPF; encoded by the coding sequence ATGCTGACCGTTGACTTCGACCGCCTCCGGGTGGGCCGCGGCACGCGCTTCATCGACGTGGGCGCCGGCGCCGGCCGCCACTCCTACGAGGCCCTGCGCCGGGGTGCGCACGTCACCGCGTTCGACCTCGACGAGGTCGAGCTCAAGGGCGTCGAGGACATGTTCGGCGCGATGGCGCTCGAGGGCGAGGTCCCGCCGGGCGGCAGCGGCGAGGTGCAGGTCGGCACGATCCTCGACATGCCCTACGAGGACGGCACGTTCGACGTCGTGCTCGCCTCGGAGATCCTCGAGCACGTGCCCGAGGACGTGCAGGCGATCAGCGAGCTCGAGCGCATCCTCGCGCCCGGCGGCGTCCTGGCCGTCACGGTGCCGCGATGGATGCCCGAGGCGGTCTGCTGGAGGCTCTCGGACGAGTACCACGCGAACGAGGGCGGCCACATCCGCATCTACAAGGCCGACGAGCTGCGCGCGAAGCTGGAGGCCACGGGCCTGCGGTTCACGCACCAGCACCACGCCCACGCGCTGCACTCGCCGTACTGGTGGATCAAGTGCGCCGTCGGCGTCGAGCGCGACCAGCACCCCCTCGTGCGCGGCTACCACCAGCTGCTGGTGTGGGACATGATGAAGGCCCCCCGCACCACCCGCTGGGCCGAGAAGGCCCTCAACCCCGTGCTCGGCAAGAGCGTGGCCCTGTACTTCCAGAAGCCCTTCTGA
- a CDS encoding OsmC family protein: MRISATVHHEPGRHEVTVRTDDRTTTLDLPAREDGPGSAVNGGELLAAALATCFLNDLHREAVRRGVDIGAVQVVVESEFGERGEPASDLTYRVHVQSAADAGLVADLVRETDLLAEVHGTLRAGRDVELSSVQISAP; the protein is encoded by the coding sequence ATGAGGATCTCCGCCACCGTGCACCACGAGCCGGGGCGCCACGAGGTGACGGTCCGGACCGACGACCGCACCACGACGCTCGACCTGCCCGCCCGCGAGGACGGGCCCGGCTCGGCCGTCAACGGCGGTGAGCTGCTGGCCGCCGCGCTCGCGACCTGCTTCCTCAACGACCTCCACCGCGAGGCCGTCCGCCGCGGCGTCGACATCGGCGCGGTCCAGGTGGTCGTCGAGTCCGAGTTCGGCGAGCGCGGCGAGCCCGCCTCCGACCTCACCTACCGTGTGCACGTGCAGTCCGCCGCCGACGCGGGCCTCGTGGCCGACCTCGTGCGCGAGACCGACCTGCTCGCCGAGGTGCACGGCACGCTCCGCGCCGGTCGCGACGTCGAGCTGAGCAGCGTGCAGATCAGCGCCCCCTGA